A portion of the Choristoneura fumiferana chromosome 20, NRCan_CFum_1, whole genome shotgun sequence genome contains these proteins:
- the LOC141438995 gene encoding large ribosomal subunit protein bL19m-like yields MALAIRRTTTDLFTAAKWFARRDCRFLSSLPEKAEETAEEAPKRPGRRSSSRNPALEFRHVYPEFLPDPNPKWRNSLREKLERADMLKRRNQIDIPEFYVGSILAVTIADPHAQGKINRFVGICIERKGCGLRAEFILRNVIDHQGIEVRYELYDPTIQRIQVLRLEKRLDDKLYYLRDALPEYSTFPVDMDPEILPEGTPVPLNPVQVKLKPRPWLERWERQELKGVSNIEEHLKEKDRVRRELRKTPWEKYDLMKQYRKTIPEEDQNEIWGEVYNQLHQLQITRKKTYRKRTLSTPKPQLG; encoded by the exons ATGGCTCTTGCCATTAGACGGACGACTACTGATTTATTTACTGCGGCTAAATGGTTTGCTCGGAGAG ACTGTCGTTTTCTCTCTAGCTTGCCGGAGAAAGCCGAAGAAACAGCAGAAGAGGCTCCAAAAAGGCCAGGGCGAAGGTCTAGCAGCCGTAATCCCGCCTTGGAGTTCCGTCACGTTTACCCTGAGTTTTTACCCGATCCTAACCCTAAATGGAGGAACAGCCTTCGAGAAAAACTTGAGAGAGCTGATATGTTAAAGAGGAGGAACCAGATTGATATTCCAGAGTTCTATGTTG GATCAATCCTAGCAGTGACTATCGCTGATCCTCATGCTCAGGGCAAAATCAACCGGTTTGTGGGCATCTGCATTGAAAGGAAGGGTTGTGGACTCCGTGCAGAATTCATTTTGAGGAATGTCATTGACCATCAGGGCATTGag gTGCGATATGAGCTTTATGATCCAACCATACAAAGAATACAAGTGCTACGGCTAGAAAAAAGGTTGGATGACAAGTTGTACTACTTGAGGGATGCGCTGCCAGAATACAGCACATTCCCTGTGGATATGGACCCAGAGATACTCCCAGAAGGGACACCGGTTCCTCTGAATCCGGTGCAG GTTAAATTAAAACCAAGACCATGGCTAGAAAGATGGGAAAGACAGGAATTAAAAGGTGTGTCCAACATTGAAGAGCACTTGAAAGAGAAGGATAGGGTTAGACGAGAACTTAGAAAGACACCTTGGGAGAAATATGATTTGATGAAACAGTACCG AAAAACTATTCCTGAAGAAGATCAAAATGAAATCTGGGGAGAGGTATACAATCAGTTGCATCAACTACAAATAACGCGGAAGAAGACTTATAGGAAACGCACACTAAGCACTCCGAAACCACAGCTTGGTTA
- the LOC141438916 gene encoding short coiled-coil protein homolog: MASTVQKCNDDNIPLADDDPQVIITDDVENNHLDHGRSMDSLPSSYTGGSSSPGLNGPQSFEPDCALDEQEEKARLISQVLELQNTLDDLSQRVDSVKEENLKLRSENQVLGQYIENLMSASSVFQSTTPNVHKK; the protein is encoded by the exons atggcgTCAACAGTGCAGAAATGTAACGATGACAACATTCCTTTAGCTGATGACGACCCACAAGTGATTATAACGGATGATGTCGAAAACAATCATTTAGATCATGGTCGTTCGATGGACTCATTGCCTAGTTCGTACACTGGCGGTTCCTCTAGCCCTGGCCTGAATGGCCCGCAGAGTTTTGAGCCTGATTGTGCTCTGGATGAGCAGGAGGAGAAGGCTCGGTTGATCTCACAAGTATTGGAGTTACAAAACACTTTGGATG ACCTATCACAAAGAGTAGACTCAGTGAAGGAAGAAAATTTAAAGCTGCGCTCAGAAAATCAAGTTCTCGGCCAGTACATTGAGAATCTCATGTCTGCCTCCTCAGTATTTCAATCTACTACACCTAATGTACATAAGAAGTAA